Part of the Benincasa hispida cultivar B227 chromosome 12, ASM972705v1, whole genome shotgun sequence genome is shown below.
TCATTGTGTACGTACTTTTGAATTTATTCCAAGTAAGTACACTTCTCTCTTTTCCTTCCAATGTGTTGAACTTGCTGGACTTTTCCTACACCTTTTTTGTTGAAATGTTCGtacactgtttttttttttaatctgatCCGTACGGCGTTTCAAGAACTGGACATGGATCAAATTGATATGGCTGGCTACATTTGTTATTtatgtttcttttctctttaattattTGATCGAACTTGAGCTAGATAGATCGTTGTGTATAAGTTGGAGTCGATTGTTTAAGTGTCGATCATTTGCGGTTTACGTAGTGTAGGATTTTGAAGCTGAtcgattttgtttaattttcgaTCATGTTCGAGTTGCAAAAACAGTAAAATAGTGAAAGTTTCCGCAAAAAGATCAGAATAATCTTTTGACCTAATTTGCTGCTGCGTGTACTTGTTTTCACTTTAGTTTctactttgttttttttgttttcctttttagaCATGTATTTCAATTATTAGAACGTTTCCAGTCAACTGAGTGAGTCTGTTTGGTTGCTACTGCATTAAATATTTATCAATTAtagaaataatatttgaatccaTTCTCTCCCGTTGTTCGTTTTCTGTATCTCTGCCAATTTCTTTTTGTCTCTGAAATTCAGGGTCTGAAAATATTGCTATTTCGGTGCTTGTAAGCTTTTTCTCACGTTAGCCGCAATATTAAACTCATTTCCGTTAATAAACCAATAAAGCCTTTTGTATTGGACGAATCCCCAGAAGGAATGTCTCTCCCCAAGCCCTTCCGCGATTCAcgatttccttttaattaaacataaaccACCCATTTTCATTTGAGGAAAACCCTCGGTAGTTGTAATTTGGCCATGTGTATTTATTTAATTCGTATCCGTAAATTAACAAAATGCAAGGTCCCATAAGGATCTTTCTTTTattcagtttttgcttctttttttttttttaatttctttttaggttaactatattttttaattcttatttaATTGATTCCACTGTTAACAAATCGTTACATGGACAGTTTTTCAGGTGTTCAGAATTATGGAGGCAAGCTCGTGCGTACTTGATGATGCAGCTGAAGTTTGcaccatctctctctctctaatatatatatacactccTGCAACTGAAATATATTCGTATATTACCCAACTTGCAATCCCACGCGTTTTCACATTCTTCATGTCCACGgttttcttttctatataaTGATACAATTTAACTTTCACTAAAATCTCCTTGCATAAGATATATTTCAATCTTTTCCTcgccaccccccccccccccccccccccccacaaaaaaagagagagagagagagagagagagagacaggGACCCTTATTCGAACCATGACTTGATTTATTacacttactttttttttagaacaatttGTTTCGTTTACTTGAGCAAAACATACAAAGCATGTacacaaaatattaataatatagaacagaaaaatatagaaaaaaaaatccatacgGAGCATTTGTTACAAAGACAAAAAAGAAGGGGCGAAAAGAAAAAGATGGTACGCCCATAATTAATGCACATACTTTTATGTCCCCAAAAAGGATATTTACTTCTGAAAATTTACTTTTTCTGCACCGTGTATGTGTCGCAGCTAAAAAGCAAAATATAGCTAATGATGAGATTAGAAAACCACATGCACGTAACAACCTATAATGCAAATTTCTCTTTCAGAACATATTTttgttgtatatatatttggtgCAATATCACACACGCGCACACAGGGAGCCGAGTTTGTTACTATGAATAACCGTTTTAGCTGCATGGTCTGGGATATAGTATTGTAGGAGGGTTTGTTTCTCGGTTATTTGCATTTAAAGGGAGTTTTGTGGGTGTGGTAATAATATTAGCAGTCGACATATGTAGCTTGTATACTTTTGCTACGAATAGAAAATGGATATGTTAaatattgtgtttttgtttgaGCAGGATATGAAATTAGCAATGTACTTGAAGGACAAGCAGGAACATAGCTCCGTAGACGCCGCACAAACCCCTGCTTCAGCCAGACATGCACTGCCACCATCTTCAGCTCTGGCTACCCCGAGATGTACCGCTGGTAATGACAACAACCTCCTCTCCTTCTGCTTCGAGATTTTCATCGATCTTGTCCCCATTTTGCCCTTTGCTTTCATTTAAGTTTATGTCTATGCGATCACTATGGTAACGTTCGGATAAGTGCGACTCATCTTCCCATTTGGCTTTCATGAATCAGAGGGTTACCTGGAGCAAATAAAAGTGGGTTCTTTCTATGAAATAGACCACTCAAAGCTCTCATCTTCTGCCCCAGAACAGCTAAGGGCAATCCGGGTAGTCATGGTATTTTACCAAATTCACAGAAACCCATATTTATGATCTTTGGGCATCAAATTTCATGTCATTATCGTTCCTTGTTCATTTCGATAATGCAGGTGAGTGACAAGGATGAAGTCAATGTATCCTTGAGATATCCAAGTGTTTACTCGCTTCGTACACATTTCCGTAACTGCGAGAATCCAAATGGAAAAGAGCTCCCTGGACTCAATGAGAAGTATATAATGAGTACAAACATTGCTCGAGATGTACTCTACCGGAGAATACAGACTACGGAAATTGCAGATAGAAGGAATTCCTGGAGCTTTTGGATCGCACCGCCGGAGAACGCTGAGAGAGATCGAAGCTCGGCTTCGGGTGGGCAGGTCAACAATGCAGCTTCGAAGAAGGGGATTTGCTGGTCAGAACTCAAGTTCACTGGGATGGTCCAGTGGGGTAGCCGGCGGCAAGTTCAATACATAGGTCGGCACGAAGATAAAAAGATTGTGGTTTTGTCAAAATCAATCGATCAGCTGGAAGAAGCAAAAAACGAGAGTTTAGGGGAAGTGGAAAAGAAAACAGATCAGGAGGATGGGGAAGAGATATTTAAGGTCGAAGACACATACGGGAGACGGAACAACCTCAAGAGGAAGCGCTATAGCCCTAGAAACATTCAGAAGAAGAATCTCAAGAATGCACCTcctgaaaagaaaaatgggGTAAAACTCCGTAATACTGGTAGGAAAAAAGAACTGAAGAAATCCATTGATAGATGGTCCATCGAAAGGTGAGAAACCATAACCACAATCGAATAGTTACTCGTTTTTAACTTTgaaacttccaaatcagtttAGCTGTCTCTTAATGGATTGCTTTGATCATTCCATTGAAGATATAAATTAGCGGAGGAAAACATGCTGAAGATTATGAAGGCCAAAGGAGCAGTCTTTGGGAACCCAATACTAAGGCCAGCCCTGAGAGGTGAAGCTCGAAAGCTGATTGGTGATACAGGCTTGCTGGACCATCTACTGAAGCATATGGCCGGAAAGGTAGCACCTGGTGGAACTGACAGATTCCGTCGCCGACATAATGCCGATGGTGCAATGGAATATTGGCTGGAGAGTGCCGATTTGATAAATATCAGACGGGAGGCTGGAGTGCAGGATCCATATTGGACACCGCCACCTGGTTGGAAGCTGGGTGATAACCCTACTCAGGATCCCATTTGTTCCAGGGAGATCAAGGAGCTCCACAATGAGATTGCCAAAATTAAGAAGTAAgatctttctttgttttgtttatggtttatttatatatgtagATGGTCATTTTTCCTGGCTTCGAAATCTTGATATCTTTCCCCAAGTTCTTACCGGAGTAGCTGTctgaaaaaaaattactaaatttggaatttggctgCCTCTAGTAATCACTGTATACATGTTAAAAATACAGATTTTAATTCTCCTTAGCGCTAGTCTATCCTTTATCCATTGTCTAATTTTCTATCTGCTTGATTTTCCCGAAATATTGGCCTTTATTTGCATTGTTTCATCGGGTAAAATGCACAGATACATACAAGAACTGGCATCTGCTAAGCAACAAGATTTAAATATCGTGACTCAACCGAATTCTGATGTTACATCTACGAGTCTGGCGCACGAAAAACATTCCTTGACTGCATTAAAGGTGAATTTTGAAACGGACTAATTAGTTCTTTCAAGGCCCAATTACGCTTacttattatttcattttatatatgaTCGATGACAGGAAATCTTCAATGAATTGAtgaataaaaaagtaaaaatcgAGGAACAGCTAATGGAAATTTCACAATCACTGCGTGGAATGGAGGTAACCAAACACGAAACAtataatctttttatttttgttggcTGTTGTCTGTGATCGGGCACGTGGTTTTAAATTTTCGTGTTTTAGTGAATCTGCTTGAACCACGTGTTTATGATAGAAATCATGTGGTAAATTTTGTTTACGTCCTAAAAGATAATTGGGGCAaatctctctctgtttttttttctttctttcttttcatacaTTGGGCAGAGGGTAATTTATAGAATAAATTATGAAGTTAACTTTACAACAGAAATTCACAAGTTCACACTATTACTTTTAACACACCCCATCGGAGAAATACAAACCAATTATATGGCACTTTTCCTCATACTTCTTTATTTTTAGAAGGAATAAAACTTCCCTACGGAGGGATATTATAACGTAGCTAGAAGTTCCACGTGTCAGGGATTGAACAGGccaaattatttgataaatattaaatggtttatttattttttggagaaagaatggtttatttattttgaaatagcTATTGAATGATTTGTTGCAATCATATTACTTTTTAGTACAAGGACCACGACTTAAAATAGACGTGCAGAAAATTCAAGACTTatagataaatataataagcttaaaacaaagaagaaaaacaaatgtTGTAATTTTTCTTAGCTTCCggaaacaaattaaatttgaaaaaggagCACCTATATACACAATCTTCTGAGTACTCAACAAATGTTTATACGTAGACCATAATCTAGAGATCTATATTTTATTCAGATAGACCGGAATGCCATTAATGCGATCAATAATTGCATTAATTACAAATGTTAAATGCCAGGAGACGACAAGGATTCTATGTTCAAAAGTCCTCGAAGACCAAAACATGTCAGAATTAGAACCACCATCCCCATTATTAAGATCATCACAACCTCCACCACCAACAAAATCAGACAGTAGTAAAAGAGAGATAAAACGGGAAGATAAGAGAGCAAGAAGAAAACAAGTGCAGGAGGAGGAGGTGGAAGAAGAAGACGGTAATATGGGATACATGGTTGGGAAAACAGAGGACAAGGCAGCAAAAATCCGAAGGCTAAAGAGTGGGTTCAGGATTTGCAAACCCCAGGGTACGTTTCTATGGCCAAATATGGCAATGTCCCCTCAGCTGCAGGATGACCCTTTTGTGGTCCCAACCCCACCCTCAGCTAATTCCTCAACCACGGCTGCACCACGCCTGATCTCACTCTCACCCTCCTCAATTGGGCCCCACCCCACATCTCCTGTTAAGCCATTGGCCAGGCGTCCACTCACCACCACCACTACTATCTCAAATATCACATCAAGGCCTAATCTCATCAACCTTAATGAGGTTCCTCCTCATGGACCTTGCGACCTTGCTTTCTGTGGTACACTCACCTACCAAAGAAGGCACTCCAACGCTACCGCCTGCCATGACTTGCCAAATGTATGCATCTCTCACTCCTTGagcgcttttttttttttttttttaataacatttttaaatatttttttccttttattattaaaGGGATGCATGCAGATGACCATAGGTTGTTGCACCCAAGTATTggtcttttaaaaattaacctTACAAACATCATTACCAATCAATATCCATTAGTTTCCTTGTTTTGTTatactttttttccttctttttaagGATGTTTTCAAATTGAAGTAAAGTTATAGAAACTCAAAAAAGGCTTTTAAGAACTTGGTTTTTCAAAATAAGAATTCAAAGGTTCAATTAGGATAGGTGAAAACCATGCATGATAAAATAAGTACAATTTTAAAACCCAAATGGGTATGAAAAGGGTGTCTTAGTTTTGCATTGatcttcttttttcattttgaagtttttaatcaaatttgaacgtaAATAATCTGCTTTTCCCACCACTTTTCCGTATATGCAGTTGGTATGTGGAAAGCAAGAGAATGATGGTGTAGAAGGGAAGGAATGCTCGGGGTCTGCTTCGTCTACTCCTTCATGGTTGCTGATGAGAGATAAGTGGTTGTTGGATCTTGCAACCTCTAAATCATCTCTGGATCTATTTTCTGAAAGTGAGTGATTTGGCTTCGTTAGTCTTAATCAGTGGGTTTGGGGCTTAAAATATATACAGTTTTATTATATACAGCCTAACTTCATTTACTCAGTATCTTAAGAGGTGCTTTTCCCACCACTTTGTTTTTGTTGGGGGTACGGTATACCATATAAGTATAATTAGTATTGTAGAACCTAAATTGACCAACAAGAATTTTAAGGAATAGTGATTATAATGGTGTTAGTGTATTGCAATGGCATGGCATTTGTTTCGTTAAGGTGACCAAGCAAGTAAAATTGCTTGGTCAATaacaataatacaaaaaaaatactaGGAAcaccaatttctttttattttttaatacgACAAATATGAgttacaaaaatttgaaaattccaACTTTGAAAAGGTAGTTTATGTTAATCGTACAGGAGAATTTACTCGTAGAAAATGTTAAATGATGCATAAGTGAATAAATTAAGACTTATCAAATGTCATAAAGCAATCAAATTattggtttattggtttgttgtgacgatttataacttatttttatttttactttcattttcTAGTGGGTTTTCTTGAATTTAAAGGCCTTATTAAAACCCATCATTGCCAAATTCTTAGAGCAATCTACTAGTTACTTTTAAACTTAATCGTGGAACTACACCAATGAACTATAATCGATTACAAATAGAGTAATATTTTGATACATCCATCATTATGCTTCCCTCTTCCAACattcacacaaaaaaaaataattaaaatatttcaaaaaataaaaaagaataatttacCACATGTCAAATTATGATAGGACAATTTGGTGGAATGCACAAAGATAGATGCTCCTCGAGATGCATGCAAGTATTTTTCTTatgaatataaaagaaaaataacaagcAAACAAACAAGCACTAAAAAATTTACGTTTGATAGGAGAATGAAAATCACAAAGCAATTATACTATGCCAATGGTGGGGGGCTACAATACTTTTGGAGTTGCAAGTAGTTTGAATGGCTAAAAGCAAGGGATTTTCCACCGATTCAAATAAATTCATACGCTttataacaatatatatatatatgtatcctGAAGTGCTTGCACTAGTATAACTACAAATGGATACAAAATTTTGCTTCTGCTTGGCCAAAATTGATAACCCTATTCATTCTCTTGTTTGTTAGAATGAAGTAGAGGAGATTTTCCAGAATTTCCATAAACAATCAAGGAAATCCAATGGGAGAGAGCTCAAGAAATCAAGACCTATAATCTTGCATACCTGTTAGAATTACCATTAATAGCGATATCTTGAAACCTAATGCACTGCAAGAGTGCGCTGGTAAGCTTCTTCACGTCTTCCGTCGTATGCGTTGCGCTCAAGGTCACCCGAAGCCTGAGATGCGAGTTGAAGACAACACAATGACACAGTAATTCACATCCATCatagataaatataataaagaatGGAACTGCAAGAACAATTTACCAAATAaagattttatatttcataCTCAAGAACTTGGCTAGTCCAAATCAGAAACTCATAACTACTATTTTTAAGTTAGTTTAAGTGTGGGGTACTGGACCCAATTCCTTATCCTCAATGCATAGCATGTTGGCTTATAATACAGTATTTTCTagaattttgatttcaattttgacATTCATCATCTCAAACTTCTTGATGGAGATTTAATTGGTTTCTATGTGACAAGTGGTACTGACAATGGGCAGAGGAAGCATGAGGATTTGAAGAGCATACTCATAAAGAAAGCAGCTCCATTTTAAATAAGAATACATTTAAACACAGTAAGATATTCAGAGATCATTGTGTTGCATGGAACAAAAATGTAACTATCATTTCATCAAGGCCCAAGGGATCAAAATCAgtcttgttttttttattatagagTGGAAACTGCAGGAAATAGATCCACCAAGAAATGAACAATCACATATACTGAAGTTTAAGAATCACATGAAAAAGTTTAACGGGGTAATGCACAGTGAACTCCAGATGAAATTTGACAAGTAATAAATCAAGAAATATCTCAAGAACTAAAATTGTATAAGATTCAAAGAAAATGGTAAACCTGCAAGAGTTGGCTGGAACTGTAGGAGGCCTTATAGCAGTCACATGAAAACCGGATTTCAGCAAATGCCTGTTctccaaaagagaaaaaataataatataacaataaaaacaataatgcATACTGTTGAAACAATAATTTAATGTGTAGAAAGGGCGACATAGCACCTGCTGGCTTTCAATGCCTTCCCTTCACTGCCTACAATAAGAGAGATTATGGGACTTTGGATGGGGATTCCAGTCAAATCACGAAAATCTTGCACCCGATTCCAAATTTCCCTTCTTCGCCACATTTCCCTCTTCGCCACCAAGACTGCGGCTGCTAAGACATGGTATAATTATGAAGATAGAATTTCAAGATTGGATAAATGATAAGATTAGACAATGTGCATTAAGAGTCTCTTCCAGAGATTTGCATTTTAGTATTATTGTTAATCTTAAGTCTTTTGGAATGATAAATCTACTCTACCATGGCCAGCAGCAATAAGAGGGATGGGTGCAGCAGTTGAAAATATAAAGGATCGGCCCCTTGATTGAATGAGCAATTTCCATCTTTTGCTGCTCGTGTCGAAGGAAGAAAATCATAAAgccaatcaaaattaattttccaaaACTATGGAAAAGAAGCATAGAATGTGTTTTGCCTGTTGATACATGAGGGAACAGAGCACAATCACATAAACAGGTAGATGGAAAGCAGGCTACATGAAATTATCATTTTctctaagtaaaagaaacaaagtaaaTCTTTTATTCTTTCAAATGAGAAACCAATCTTTCATCTAAGAACAAAACAAAAGATTAACGGGCTTAACAAGAAACAGCCCACCCAAACCCAAGGAGCCAACCAACTAACTAATGATATAAACGAGGGCTATCTAATGAGTAATTCCAAACATTCTTTGAGACCCAACACCCATATCAGGAATTAAACCTAGCTTAGCTAACAACCACATCTCCCAAGCTCGCTCCAAATCCCTAAAAATTCTACTATTCATTTCAAGCCTAAGTCTCAAAGGACAACAATGAAGCCAACCTCCCATATCAAAATATGGTAAATCTAGATCATACTTCataggaaaataaatattttgttatgGACTCAATGAGCAATGGGCATTTTTGATAGCCAATAAGTAGATCGTTATCATCAATCAATGCACCTGAAATTAAATTCTTGATATTTTTAAAGTGAGCcgaatttaatataacaaatgagaacaatgagtATACCAACCAACAATTACCTGCATGCTATGAACCCACCAAAACACCCTGCTGCCTTGCTCAAGGTGCCAACACATATGTCAACATCTCTTTCACAGTTGAACATCTCGGCTACACCCCCACCATTTTTGCCACAAACAAATGTTCCATGAGCCTGACATTTGCATAAACAATAGTTAGATATATAATTCTTACATACATTTAGCTTTTAGCTTGACTTGAACAATACATATTACACGCCTGATATGAAAGCTCTAGCCAAACAAACTAGACACATGCAGAAGACATGAAATAGTGCCAAAGAAATAATACACCTTACACCGAAAATGGAATTGATAGCAACAAACAATTTCCAAAAGAACATAATGTCCTAAAAGAACAGCTTCAAACAATTCTACATAAACCAATGAGTTCAAGATACTTACATCATCAATAACTAACAAAAATCCATGCTTCTTGCGAAGCATTGCAAGTTCCTTCATGGGTGCAAAGTCTCCATCCATGCTAAACAAGCTGTATTGTGAATAGGATACATGCCAAACACCGACTTCAAGTTAGGACAAAGGAAAAATGTTTGGACCTAATAAATTCAGTAGAAAGATAATGGATGATGTTGCAAGAGACATTAGATTAGATCAAGTGGCACAATCACCAAAGTTGTCGACTACCAAATAAGCTACTGAAATGGCTGCTTTTATTTGACCAAATACCAATGGAACATCATCCCTGGAAAGTTGTTTCATATTTTGAATGAAGATCACCTACCAGCAGCAAATGCAGGTGTTGTAATGCAAGGTCAAATCTATTCCAAATGGTAGTTATGATTGATTCAAATGCCTTTGTTATAAAAGGCCACTAGTCTTTTGTCCTTTAATTTAACATTACAATCTGTTAAAAAAGAGAAGAGGGAAGAAAAAACAACAggattacgtggaaaccctagtgcagggagaaaaaccacgatataaagTCTTTTCTTATTAAAACTGATACACTAAATACACAGGGACTAactgtataaatagacagtaggaaGCTTTAGGGGTcttacacaattacataaatgcccctagGTTAAAAACCCTATTTCCAACACTCCCCCTTAAGTTGGTGCATAGATATCAACAAGCTCCAACTTACTtacacaataattaaaattttgtctcaATAACCCTTTTGTAAGAACATCAGCAACTTGTTGATTCGAAGGAATATAAGGGATGCATATATTTCCACTGTCCAACCTCTCCTTAATGTAGTGTCTGTCTATCTCCACGTGTTTAgttctgtcatgttgaactGGGTTGTTTGCAATACTGATGGCagctttattatcacaaaataatttcattggAAGCTCATTATCTTGCTGGAGATCTGAtaatactttcttcaaccagatttcttcacaaattcctAGACTCATGGCCCGATACTCTGCCTCAGCACTACTTCTAGCAACAACTCCTTGTTTTTTACTTCTCCAGGTGACTAGATTTCCCCAGACAAACGTACAATatccagacatagatcttctgtCAACAACAGACCCTAcccagtcagaatcagtgtaagcTTCAACAGATCATTTATCAATTTTCCTGAACATTAGACCTTTACCAGGAGTTCCTTTCAGATACCGAAGAATACGTTCAACTGCTATCATATGATCTTCACAAGGAGCTTGCATGAACTGACTCACAACACTTACTGCATAAGAAATATCTAGTCTTGTGTGAGACAAGTATATCAACTTCCCAACTAACCACTGATACTTTTCTTTATTAACAGGAATTCCATCATTCTTATCACCGATTTTTGCATTGTATTCTACTGGCGTGTCAAcaggtttacacccagtcatacctgtttcctttagcaagtccagTATATATTTTCGTTGAGAAACTGATATACCCTCTTTTGAGTGAGCCACTTCCATTTCCAGAAAGTATCTTAGCTTCCcgaggtctttaatttcaaattctttagCCATCTCTGTTTTTAGTCTTGTGACTTCTACATCATCATCCCCAAATAaaacaatatcatc
Proteins encoded:
- the LOC120067267 gene encoding uncharacterized protein LOC120067267 — encoded protein: MPLMRSIIALITNVKCQETTRILCSKVLEDQNMSELEPPSPLLRSSQPPPPTKSDSSKREIKREDKRARRKQVQEEEVEEEDGNMGYMVGKTEDKAAKIRRLKSGFRICKPQGTFLWPNMAMSPQLQDDPFVVPTPPSANSSTTAAPRLISLSPSSIGPHPTSPVKPLARRPLTTTTTISNITSRPNLINLNEVPPHGPCDLAFCGTLTYQRRHSNATACHDLPNLVCGKQENDGVEGKECSGSASSTPSWLLMRDKWLLDLATSKSSLDLFSENDKEGDRREACIHQK
- the LOC120093001 gene encoding protein DYAD-like; the encoded protein is MYLKDKQEHSSVDAAQTPASARHALPPSSALATPRCTAEGYLEQIKVGSFYEIDHSKLSSSAPEQLRAIRVVMVSDKDEVNVSLRYPSVYSLRTHFRNCENPNGKELPGLNEKYIMSTNIARDVLYRRIQTTEIADRRNSWSFWIAPPENAERDRSSASGGQVNNAASKKGICWSELKFTGMVQWGSRRQVQYIGRHEDKKIVVLSKSIDQLEEAKNESLGEVEKKTDQEDGEEIFKVEDTYGRRNNLKRKRYSPRNIQKKNLKNAPPEKKNGVKLRNTGRKKELKKSIDRWSIERYKLAEENMLKIMKAKGAVFGNPILRPALRGEARKLIGDTGLLDHLLKHMAGKVAPGGTDRFRRRHNADGAMEYWLESADLINIRREAGVQDPYWTPPPGWKLGDNPTQDPICSREIKELHNEIAKIKKYIQELASAKQQDLNIVTQPNSDVTSTSLAHEKHSLTALKEIFNELMNKKVKIEEQLMEISQSLRGMEVTKHETYNLFIFVGCCL